Proteins from a genomic interval of Desulfoplanes formicivorans:
- a CDS encoding Na+/H+ antiporter NhaC family protein — translation MHQHADNQPQARAGALLPLLLFLVLFIGTGIFQTLQGVSMGFYQLSAAVAILPAIALAIGMGQGRMGQKINIFLTGVGEINIITMCMIYLLAGGFAAVAKSIGGVEATVNLGLAFIPTQLVLPGLFIIAAFVATAMGTSMGTIAAIAPIAAQVGQQTDISMALLMGTILGGAMFGDNLSMISDTTIAATKTQNCAMSDKFKMNVRIVMPVALLTILLLVFMGTTGPSATTGDWQLFKILPYLTILGLAVAGVNVFVVLALGIILAGGTGLVCIPDYSLLTLSKDIYSGFLSMHEILVLSMFVGGLGELIRYNGGLQWLLERVKAFACKTGHASSRASGEAGIAALVSLANICIANNTVAIILTGKLAKDIATETDVDPRRSASLLDIFSCVVQGLIPYGAQVLLVGSIAGISPLSVISGNWYCMLLAGMSCLSIMTGWPALTRHRSPSAS, via the coding sequence ATGCATCAACACGCTGATAACCAACCCCAGGCCCGGGCAGGGGCACTGCTTCCCCTGCTTCTGTTTCTTGTCCTGTTTATCGGAACAGGCATTTTTCAGACCCTCCAGGGAGTATCCATGGGTTTTTACCAATTGTCCGCTGCCGTGGCCATTCTTCCGGCCATTGCACTGGCCATTGGCATGGGCCAGGGACGAATGGGACAAAAGATCAACATTTTCCTGACGGGTGTCGGCGAGATCAATATCATCACCATGTGCATGATCTATCTTCTTGCCGGCGGGTTTGCGGCCGTGGCCAAATCTATTGGCGGCGTCGAGGCAACGGTCAATCTCGGACTGGCCTTTATTCCCACCCAGCTTGTTCTTCCAGGACTGTTCATCATCGCGGCGTTTGTTGCCACGGCCATGGGTACATCCATGGGAACCATTGCGGCCATAGCACCCATTGCCGCCCAGGTGGGCCAGCAAACCGATATTTCCATGGCCCTGCTCATGGGGACCATTCTGGGCGGAGCCATGTTCGGGGACAACCTGTCCATGATTTCCGATACAACCATTGCGGCAACCAAAACCCAGAACTGCGCCATGAGTGACAAGTTCAAGATGAACGTACGTATTGTCATGCCCGTGGCCCTGCTCACCATCCTGTTGCTTGTATTCATGGGCACGACCGGGCCTTCGGCCACCACGGGAGACTGGCAGCTCTTCAAGATTCTTCCCTATCTGACCATTCTGGGATTGGCGGTTGCCGGTGTGAACGTCTTTGTCGTCCTGGCCCTGGGCATCATTCTGGCCGGGGGAACAGGTCTTGTCTGCATCCCCGACTATTCCCTGCTGACCCTGTCCAAGGATATCTACTCGGGATTTCTGAGTATGCATGAAATTCTGGTGCTGTCCATGTTCGTGGGAGGGCTTGGCGAACTCATCCGGTACAATGGCGGGTTGCAGTGGCTCCTGGAAAGGGTCAAGGCCTTTGCCTGCAAGACCGGACATGCCTCCTCCAGGGCCTCGGGCGAGGCAGGTATTGCCGCACTGGTCTCCCTGGCCAACATCTGCATTGCCAACAATACCGTGGCCATCATCCTGACAGGTAAACTGGCCAAGGACATCGCAACGGAAACCGATGTCGATCCCCGGCGCAGCGCGAGCCTGCTCGACATTTTTTCCTGCGTGGTTCAGGGACTCATTCCCTACGGCGCACAGGTCCTGCTGGTGGGCTCCATTGCGGGCATTTCACCCTTAAGCGTCATCTCCGGGAACTGGTACTGCATGCTCCTGGCCGGCATGTCCTGTCTTTCCATCATGACCGGATGGCCCGCCCTTACCAGACATCGCTCACCAAGCGCCTCCTGA
- a CDS encoding sigma-54 interaction domain-containing protein encodes MSEIIAFMPRGRDMDVLQQSVPGDVRWQDTVRDVVGTASAAMREVFSKVRHVAPTGTTVLLTGETGTGKSLIARILHNHSARRDRPFVSVHCGAIPDTLTESELFGHEKGAFTGAVRRKPGKFELAQGGTIFLDEIGTISPSVQIKLLDVVQERVFQRVGGDRDIRIDVRIIAATNEDLRQLSAGGLFRKDLYYRLNVFPIHVPPLRERQEDIPRLVELFIRRCNIQLRKKIQGVHPDVVRGFMQYDWPGNVRELENLIERACILEDGHILSPDRFPEECFQGSPSTRPAAVDASLPIATARRLVVDRFERAYLDRLLLECAGAVTPAAKRAGITTRQLRKLMVRHGVDRKKYARGHDLVVQEMGKENP; translated from the coding sequence ATGAGCGAAATCATTGCCTTCATGCCCCGGGGCAGGGACATGGATGTGTTGCAACAAAGTGTGCCCGGGGACGTCCGCTGGCAGGACACGGTGCGCGACGTGGTGGGAACGGCCAGTGCGGCCATGCGGGAGGTGTTCAGCAAGGTCCGTCATGTGGCCCCGACAGGTACCACCGTGCTTTTGACCGGGGAAACAGGAACCGGCAAGAGCCTCATTGCCAGGATCCTCCACAACCACAGCGCGCGCAGGGATCGTCCCTTTGTCAGTGTGCATTGCGGCGCCATCCCCGATACCCTGACGGAAAGCGAATTGTTCGGCCATGAAAAGGGCGCCTTTACCGGTGCGGTCCGTCGAAAACCCGGCAAGTTCGAACTTGCCCAGGGCGGAACCATCTTTCTGGACGAGATCGGAACCATCAGCCCGTCCGTGCAGATCAAGCTGCTGGATGTGGTGCAGGAACGGGTTTTCCAGCGGGTGGGTGGAGATCGTGACATCAGGATCGATGTCCGAATCATTGCGGCGACCAACGAGGACCTGCGCCAACTGAGTGCAGGGGGGCTGTTTCGCAAGGACCTGTACTACCGGCTGAACGTGTTTCCCATCCATGTTCCCCCCTTGCGGGAACGACAGGAAGACATCCCCAGGTTGGTCGAGCTGTTCATCAGGCGGTGCAATATCCAGCTTAGGAAAAAGATCCAGGGGGTGCATCCCGATGTGGTACGAGGGTTCATGCAGTATGATTGGCCCGGCAATGTGCGGGAACTGGAGAATCTTATCGAGCGGGCATGCATCCTCGAAGACGGCCATATCCTGAGTCCGGACCGATTTCCCGAGGAGTGTTTCCAGGGATCCCCCTCAACCAGGCCTGCGGCCGTGGATGCCTCGTTGCCCATTGCCACGGCCCGTCGGCTGGTGGTGGATCGATTTGAACGCGCCTATCTGGACCGACTTCTTTTGGAGTGCGCCGGGGCTGTTACCCCTGCGGCAAAGCGGGCCGGCATCACGACCCGTCAATTGCGCAAGTTGATGGTCCGCCATGGGGTGGACAGAAAAAAATACGCACGGGGCCATGACCTGGTTGTTCAGGAGATGGGCAAGGAGAACCCGTGA
- a CDS encoding methyl-accepting chemotaxis protein: MSFFGKMRIFQRYMVLLVVTTILLVCVVFIGHRGFVILGNQMDTYVSWSDMDMVMNEDITQNILMSGNAFRLYQADPSEKNHAEVETHLAAATKGVQDWMGMLGEQPNIRKMAASVASDLDGIAKTMQSYRTAREEHSQVLAQVRKLAGDMVEQATRLHGDVIVPASEQAASREDMSGVVYWNDLGMTLHDLVIARILQLAAAVHEYGGASDAAHQASLEASLQAARKGVAQWGDTARKKAALQEASGFMERSCDALQGEVNTLIALNRTIASLETSMETVMHTMIMTAGTIMNEHIDPAKQAAAVAAGNLRTGILGQLLLVGTIALTLLVVLVLAFAVHESSAVKQLSTLAHAMARGDFKTDISLDQKNELGEIGRALASIKVSITGVVNECEQLTDMAESGRLDRRADVAAFQGAYAYMIHNINAIVDVFEVLLDNLPLGVMIRSGNRDVLYMNDMAKTLVGTKEIKGRKCEELIRTDDCTNGRCASDRCLQTARVETSETTARPVTGEYEIAYSAVPMVSRSGEVKGVCEVVVDQSAIKAAHKTMLQVAEQAGIISDRVASAAEELSAQVEQVTRGAEIQQERVAETATSMEEMNATVLEVARNASEATKQSDNARVKATEGAALVDRVIQAINKVNTVAKSLQGDMNLLSERAEAIGGVMTVITDIADQTNLLALNAAIEAARAGEAGRGFAVVADEVRKLAEKTMSATNEVGNSIRAIQQAAETNAGHVKGAAKSVAEATELVSESGEALTEIVTLSTESSHLISGIAIAAEQQSATSEEINRAIEAVNTIVTETTDGMVQSAEAIQELARMAVELKTLLDSLKG, translated from the coding sequence GTGAGTTTTTTCGGTAAGATGCGAATATTTCAACGCTATATGGTCTTGCTTGTCGTGACGACCATCCTGCTTGTTTGTGTGGTCTTCATCGGCCACAGGGGGTTTGTCATCTTGGGCAATCAGATGGACACCTATGTCAGCTGGTCCGACATGGACATGGTCATGAACGAGGACATTACCCAGAATATTCTCATGTCTGGGAACGCCTTTCGTCTCTACCAGGCGGATCCTTCGGAGAAAAACCACGCTGAAGTGGAAACGCATCTGGCTGCGGCGACAAAGGGCGTGCAGGACTGGATGGGCATGCTGGGCGAGCAGCCGAATATTCGCAAGATGGCCGCGTCCGTTGCATCCGATCTGGACGGGATTGCCAAGACCATGCAATCGTATCGCACGGCCCGGGAAGAGCACAGCCAGGTGCTGGCTCAAGTTCGCAAGCTTGCTGGTGACATGGTGGAACAGGCAACACGGCTTCACGGTGATGTCATTGTTCCGGCCTCGGAGCAGGCTGCTTCCCGGGAAGACATGTCCGGGGTGGTGTACTGGAATGACCTCGGCATGACCTTGCATGACCTTGTCATTGCCCGAATCCTGCAGCTTGCGGCCGCTGTGCACGAGTATGGTGGTGCATCCGATGCGGCACACCAGGCATCTCTTGAGGCCAGCCTTCAGGCGGCCCGAAAGGGCGTGGCCCAATGGGGAGACACTGCCAGAAAGAAGGCCGCCCTGCAGGAGGCCTCCGGTTTCATGGAACGCTCTTGTGACGCCTTGCAAGGGGAGGTGAACACCCTGATCGCGCTGAACAGGACCATTGCCTCCCTTGAGACATCCATGGAAACCGTGATGCACACGATGATCATGACGGCCGGGACCATCATGAACGAGCATATCGACCCGGCCAAACAGGCGGCTGCTGTTGCCGCCGGAAACCTGAGAACCGGGATCCTGGGTCAACTTCTGCTGGTGGGCACGATTGCCCTGACCCTGCTTGTGGTCCTTGTACTGGCCTTTGCGGTGCACGAATCCTCTGCGGTCAAACAACTCAGCACCCTGGCCCATGCCATGGCCAGGGGAGATTTCAAGACGGATATTTCCCTGGATCAGAAGAACGAACTGGGTGAGATCGGAAGGGCGCTTGCGAGTATCAAGGTGTCCATTACCGGGGTTGTCAATGAATGTGAGCAGCTCACGGACATGGCAGAATCCGGCAGGCTGGACAGGCGAGCCGATGTTGCCGCGTTCCAGGGCGCCTATGCCTACATGATTCACAATATCAATGCCATTGTGGATGTTTTTGAGGTGCTTTTGGACAATCTTCCCCTCGGGGTTATGATCCGGTCCGGGAATCGGGATGTGTTGTACATGAACGATATGGCCAAAACCCTGGTGGGAACCAAAGAGATCAAGGGCAGGAAATGCGAGGAACTGATCCGGACCGACGACTGCACCAATGGACGATGTGCATCGGATCGTTGTTTGCAAACCGCTCGTGTAGAAACTTCGGAAACCACGGCTCGACCGGTGACAGGGGAATATGAAATCGCCTACTCGGCCGTACCCATGGTATCGCGTTCGGGTGAGGTCAAGGGCGTGTGCGAGGTCGTTGTGGATCAAAGTGCCATCAAGGCCGCGCACAAGACCATGCTCCAGGTGGCCGAGCAGGCCGGCATCATTTCGGACCGGGTGGCCTCGGCCGCCGAGGAACTGTCCGCCCAGGTGGAGCAGGTCACTCGGGGGGCCGAGATACAACAGGAGCGGGTTGCTGAAACAGCCACCTCCATGGAAGAGATGAACGCAACCGTCCTGGAGGTGGCCAGAAATGCCTCCGAGGCCACCAAGCAGTCCGACAACGCCAGGGTCAAGGCAACGGAAGGAGCCGCCCTGGTGGACAGGGTGATACAGGCCATCAACAAGGTGAATACCGTGGCCAAGAGCCTGCAAGGCGATATGAATCTGTTGAGCGAGCGGGCCGAAGCCATTGGCGGGGTGATGACCGTGATCACCGATATTGCGGATCAGACCAATTTGCTGGCACTCAACGCTGCCATTGAAGCGGCCCGTGCCGGAGAAGCCGGACGGGGGTTTGCCGTTGTGGCCGATGAAGTGCGCAAACTGGCCGAAAAAACCATGTCCGCCACTAATGAGGTGGGCAATTCCATCAGGGCCATCCAGCAGGCTGCGGAAACCAATGCCGGTCATGTCAAAGGCGCTGCCAAAAGCGTTGCAGAGGCTACCGAACTGGTGAGCGAATCCGGAGAAGCCCTGACGGAAATCGTTACCCTGTCCACCGAGAGTTCTCATCTGATTTCCGGCATTGCCATTGCTGCGGAACAGCAATCCGCCACCAGCGAGGAAATAAACCGGGCCATTGAGGCCGTGAATACCATTGTGACCGAAACCACTGACGGTATGGTGCAATCTGCCGAGGCCATCCAGGAACTGGCCCGCATGGCCGTGGAATTGAAGACCCTTCTGGACAGCCTCAAAGGGTAG
- a CDS encoding KamA family radical SAM protein: MHVLDELEDEPPDCASSNLQRGMPREVTEDRFMKTWFPGTGDRQWNDWHWQIRNRITDAARLHAILGLCKEEMAASREVANMPLAVTPYYLRVIVENAHSPLRKCVVPSSWEHLISPHELTDPLGEDTHSPVPGIVHRYPDRVLLLATDFCSTYCRYCTRSRLVGRRRASCFGNSWKQGVEYIRSRPEIRDVLISGGDPLTMCDEHIERLLLELRSIPHVEIVRLGTKVPAVLPQRITPSLVRILRKAHPLYLSLHFTHPHELTPACKRACELLADGGIPLGSQTVLLAGVNDDVTTMKRLMQGLLRFRVRPYYLYQCDPIPGSSHFRTPVATGLEIIRGLRGHTSGYAVPQYVIDAPGGGGKIPLLPKSEQGLDALGNLVLKNYEGKLFTYPEACGPMTRSIFCPEDAHESRPDL, translated from the coding sequence ATGCACGTTTTGGACGAGTTGGAAGACGAACCCCCGGATTGTGCCTCCTCCAACCTGCAAAGGGGGATGCCACGGGAGGTAACCGAAGATCGGTTTATGAAAACCTGGTTTCCGGGAACCGGAGACCGGCAATGGAACGATTGGCACTGGCAGATTCGCAACCGGATCACTGATGCCGCCCGATTGCATGCCATTCTCGGACTTTGCAAGGAAGAGATGGCTGCGAGCAGAGAGGTGGCAAACATGCCCCTTGCCGTGACCCCCTATTATTTGCGGGTCATTGTGGAGAATGCCCATTCTCCCCTGCGCAAATGCGTTGTTCCCTCGTCATGGGAACATCTCATTTCTCCCCACGAGCTCACAGATCCCCTAGGGGAGGATACCCATTCGCCAGTCCCCGGCATTGTGCACAGATATCCGGACCGTGTCCTGCTATTGGCAACGGATTTTTGTTCCACCTATTGCCGGTACTGTACCCGTTCCCGTCTGGTCGGCCGCAGGCGGGCGTCATGCTTCGGGAACAGTTGGAAGCAAGGTGTGGAGTACATCCGCAGTCGACCTGAAATCCGTGATGTTCTGATCTCCGGCGGCGATCCGCTGACCATGTGTGACGAACACATCGAGCGGCTCCTTTTGGAACTCCGTTCCATTCCCCATGTGGAGATCGTACGTCTGGGAACCAAGGTCCCGGCTGTCCTGCCCCAGCGCATCACGCCGTCACTTGTCCGGATACTGCGCAAGGCCCATCCCCTTTATCTGAGCCTCCATTTCACCCATCCCCACGAGCTGACTCCGGCATGCAAGAGGGCCTGCGAACTGCTGGCCGACGGGGGCATTCCCCTTGGGAGCCAGACGGTTCTTCTTGCCGGGGTGAATGACGATGTAACTACCATGAAGAGGCTCATGCAGGGGCTGCTCAGGTTCCGGGTCCGCCCGTATTATCTCTACCAGTGCGATCCCATTCCCGGATCTTCGCATTTCAGGACTCCCGTGGCCACGGGTCTGGAGATCATCAGGGGACTTCGGGGGCATACCAGCGGGTATGCCGTGCCCCAGTACGTTATAGACGCTCCTGGCGGCGGGGGAAAGATTCCGCTTTTGCCCAAGAGCGAACAGGGACTCGACGCCTTGGGCAATCTGGTGCTCAAGAATTACGAGGGAAAGCTGTTTACCTATCCGGAAGCTTGCGGACCCATGACCAGAAGTATCTTTTGTCCGGAGGATGCCCATGAAAGTCGGCCTGACCTTTGA
- a CDS encoding D-alanine--D-alanine ligase family protein has translation MKVGLTFDLKDAYLARGFTPEDAAEFDSETTVTAIQDILRTHGHKVELIGSVDRLVACLAAGERWDMVFNIAEGVRGRGREAQIPALLDAWNIPYTFSGPDVLALTLNKAWTHAVVRSVGIPTPDFVVVHKGSEVHDLDLDFPLFVKPVAEGTSKGIGPRSLVENGPDLKAACEDILERFAQPALVETYLPGREFTVGILGHHASAQCVGVMEIMSRKDGDRSAYTYGNKMNWQQRVSYALAGDATALAVRDLALKAWKGLGCLDAGRVDVRLDARGAPCFMEVNPLPGLDPDCSDLPILQGLSGGRYEDLIRSIMDSAVLRADKQR, from the coding sequence ATGAAAGTCGGCCTGACCTTTGATCTGAAAGACGCCTATCTTGCCCGGGGATTTACCCCTGAGGATGCGGCCGAGTTTGATTCGGAAACAACCGTGACCGCCATTCAGGACATTCTGCGCACCCATGGCCATAAGGTGGAGCTGATAGGCTCGGTGGATCGTCTGGTTGCCTGTCTGGCTGCAGGAGAGCGGTGGGACATGGTCTTCAATATTGCCGAGGGCGTGCGGGGAAGAGGTCGTGAGGCCCAGATTCCGGCGCTGCTGGATGCCTGGAACATCCCGTACACCTTTTCCGGTCCGGATGTTCTTGCTCTGACCCTGAACAAGGCCTGGACCCATGCTGTTGTTCGTTCAGTCGGCATCCCCACACCGGATTTCGTGGTGGTTCATAAGGGTAGTGAGGTCCATGATCTTGATCTCGATTTTCCCCTGTTTGTCAAACCCGTGGCCGAAGGCACCAGCAAGGGCATTGGGCCGCGTTCCCTGGTGGAAAACGGTCCCGATCTCAAGGCCGCATGCGAGGATATCCTGGAACGATTTGCCCAGCCGGCCCTTGTGGAAACCTATCTTCCCGGTCGTGAATTCACCGTGGGCATCCTGGGACATCATGCCTCGGCCCAATGTGTCGGTGTCATGGAAATCATGTCCCGAAAAGATGGGGACCGATCGGCCTATACCTATGGCAACAAGATGAACTGGCAGCAGCGTGTGTCCTATGCCCTGGCCGGTGATGCCACGGCCCTGGCCGTACGGGATCTGGCCCTCAAGGCCTGGAAGGGACTCGGGTGTCTGGATGCGGGTCGGGTGGACGTTCGTCTGGATGCCAGGGGGGCTCCCTGTTTCATGGAGGTCAATCCCTTGCCCGGATTGGACCCTGACTGTTCGGATCTGCCCATCCTCCAGGGATTGTCTGGCGGGCGTTACGAGGATCTGATCCGGTCGATCATGGATTCTGCCGTGCTCCGGGCCGACAAACAGAGGTGA
- a CDS encoding iron-containing alcohol dehydrogenase codes for MEQSEHKAQELLQQFRGNDYIFGSGVLDRLGDQVALLGQRVLLVGRFKSAWFRPIGERVTRILHQAGVEIAGTCQGAAPNAPFEDVYRIHSHLVHTRPDAVVVVDAGSGIDAVKAAVALATFGDVSPEVEAYLGVGRISSLCQQFDRTLTPVVAVMLAASSAAHLTKYANVTDMRAGQKSLIVDPAVVPTRALFDYDLTTSQPLSLTLDGAFDGIVHVVEVYFGAGPEMEDLAGDICETALDLILPGVQTVARQGDASRVRTRLGLGTDLGGYAIMVGGTSGPHLNSFSLVDVLAHGRACALLHPYYTVFFAPAIQAKLRRVGAVYKRHGLIKTDLDRLSGRDLGLAVAAGMLELLQRTGLPTTLQDLPTITRDHIARCLHAAKDPALASKLENMPVALHAGNVDRYMGAVLDAAWTGDFSLIHTMET; via the coding sequence ATGGAACAAAGTGAACACAAGGCGCAAGAGCTTCTCCAGCAATTCAGGGGCAATGACTATATATTTGGTTCCGGCGTGCTGGATCGACTTGGTGATCAGGTTGCCTTGCTGGGCCAACGGGTACTGCTTGTTGGCCGGTTCAAAAGTGCCTGGTTCAGGCCCATTGGCGAGCGGGTAACAAGGATCCTGCACCAGGCCGGCGTGGAAATTGCGGGCACCTGCCAGGGCGCGGCTCCCAATGCCCCTTTTGAGGATGTGTACCGCATCCACAGCCATCTGGTGCACACCCGGCCGGATGCTGTTGTGGTGGTGGATGCCGGATCGGGCATTGATGCGGTCAAGGCCGCTGTCGCCCTGGCCACCTTTGGGGATGTGTCTCCGGAGGTGGAGGCGTATCTTGGGGTCGGCAGGATTTCTTCCCTGTGCCAGCAATTTGATCGGACCCTGACGCCCGTGGTGGCAGTCATGCTCGCGGCCAGTTCCGCAGCCCATCTGACCAAGTACGCCAATGTCACGGACATGCGGGCCGGACAGAAAAGTCTGATTGTTGACCCGGCTGTTGTTCCCACCAGGGCGCTGTTTGATTACGATCTAACCACAAGCCAGCCCTTGAGTCTGACCCTGGACGGGGCTTTTGACGGCATTGTCCATGTTGTCGAGGTCTATTTCGGAGCCGGACCCGAGATGGAAGATCTTGCCGGGGACATTTGTGAAACAGCCCTTGATCTGATCCTTCCCGGGGTGCAAACGGTTGCCAGGCAGGGGGATGCGAGCCGGGTGAGGACCCGCCTGGGGCTTGGCACGGACCTGGGCGGGTATGCCATCATGGTGGGCGGGACCAGCGGGCCCCACCTGAACAGTTTTTCCCTGGTCGATGTTCTGGCCCACGGCCGGGCCTGCGCCTTGCTGCATCCTTATTATACGGTGTTTTTTGCTCCGGCCATCCAGGCCAAGCTGCGGCGTGTGGGCGCGGTGTACAAGCGTCACGGCCTCATCAAAACGGATCTTGACAGGCTGTCCGGCCGGGATCTCGGATTGGCCGTGGCCGCGGGGATGCTGGAACTGTTGCAAAGGACCGGACTCCCCACCACCCTGCAGGATCTGCCCACCATCACCCGTGATCATATTGCCCGGTGTCTGCACGCAGCCAAGGACCCGGCCCTGGCCTCCAAACTGGAGAACATGCCGGTTGCGCTCCATGCGGGCAATGTGGATCGGTACATGGGGGCTGTTCTGGATGCGGCCTGGACCGGTGATTTCAGCCTGATTCATACCATGGAGACGTAG